A region from the Dendropsophus ebraccatus isolate aDenEbr1 chromosome 1, aDenEbr1.pat, whole genome shotgun sequence genome encodes:
- the LOC138767598 gene encoding uncharacterized protein isoform X1, with protein MDPEHPWNNNSEPVRSQPQWQNTSATHPDQIYNAKAVVPPMLTCLVEVEEVRLQKKAFYSRSGRTLFNIHRESECCGPSFNVRFQDPGRKDVVSLRADSGGCCGGDTCLKIIVPPALTIGFITFSNISHKTMISIQMTFGEPAFTAELPLSSSHNPIEILSVNGSCPVASITKDGEKESSEVIFKFPMDMKATLKVLILAAFLYMRYQLNELYRTRSFSSYDVDYSAWVTAGGAFIPGVDTDGGYCHHDGDCGGGDCGDEGDCGCGDWGDGGDCVCADCCDVGV; from the exons ATGGATCCAG AACATCCCTGGAACAATAACTCTGAACCTGTTCGAAGCCAACCCCAATGGCAGAACACATCTGCAACCCATCCTGACCAAATCTACAACGCCAAGGCAGTGGTTCCCCCAATGCTTACATGTCTTGTAGAA GTGGAAGAGGTCAGACTACAGAAAAAAG CTTTCTACAGTAGATCTGGGCGGACGCTCTTCAACATACATCGGGAGTCAGAATGCTGCGGACCGTCCTTTAATGTGAGGTTTCAGGATCCTGGAAGGaaagatgtggtctcactacgTGCAGACTCGGGAGGTTGCTGTGGCGGAGATACCTGC CTAAAGATCATCGTTCCTCCGGCCCTCACCATTGGATTCATCACATTTTCGAACATTTCTCATAAAACGATGATCTCAATCCAGATGACGTTCGGAGAGCCTGCGTTCACTGCCGAGCTGCCCTTATCCAGCTCACACAACCCCATTGAG ATACTCAGTGTAAATGGATCGTGTCCTGTGGCCAGTATAACCAAGGATGGAGAAAAGGAATCTTCTGAAGTCATCTTCAAGTTTCCTATGGACATGAAGGCTACACTGAAAGTTCTCATCCTGGCTGCCTTCCTGTACATG AGATACCAGCTAAATGAACTGTACCGCACAAGAAGCTTTTCCTCTTATGACGTAGATTACAGTGCGTGGGTGACAGCAGGTGGAGCTTTTATCCCTGGTGTTGATACCGATGGTGGATATTGCCATCATGATGGAGATTGTGGCGGTGGGGACTGTGGTGATGAAGGGGACTGTGGCTGTGGAGACTGGGGTGatggaggggactgtgtgtgtgcCGACTGCTGTGATGTAGGGGTGTAA
- the LOC138767598 gene encoding uncharacterized protein isoform X3: protein MDPEHPWNNNSEPVRSQPQWQNTSATHPDQIYNAKAVVPPMLTCLVEVEEVRLQKKAFYSRSGRTLFNIHRESECCGPSFNVRFQDPGRKDVVSLRADSGGCCGGDTCILSVNGSCPVASITKDGEKESSEVIFKFPMDMKATLKVLILAAFLYMRYQLNELYRTRSFSSYDVDYSAWVTAGGAFIPGVDTDGGYCHHDGDCGGGDCGDEGDCGCGDWGDGGDCVCADCCDVGV from the exons ATGGATCCAG AACATCCCTGGAACAATAACTCTGAACCTGTTCGAAGCCAACCCCAATGGCAGAACACATCTGCAACCCATCCTGACCAAATCTACAACGCCAAGGCAGTGGTTCCCCCAATGCTTACATGTCTTGTAGAA GTGGAAGAGGTCAGACTACAGAAAAAAG CTTTCTACAGTAGATCTGGGCGGACGCTCTTCAACATACATCGGGAGTCAGAATGCTGCGGACCGTCCTTTAATGTGAGGTTTCAGGATCCTGGAAGGaaagatgtggtctcactacgTGCAGACTCGGGAGGTTGCTGTGGCGGAGATACCTGC ATACTCAGTGTAAATGGATCGTGTCCTGTGGCCAGTATAACCAAGGATGGAGAAAAGGAATCTTCTGAAGTCATCTTCAAGTTTCCTATGGACATGAAGGCTACACTGAAAGTTCTCATCCTGGCTGCCTTCCTGTACATG AGATACCAGCTAAATGAACTGTACCGCACAAGAAGCTTTTCCTCTTATGACGTAGATTACAGTGCGTGGGTGACAGCAGGTGGAGCTTTTATCCCTGGTGTTGATACCGATGGTGGATATTGCCATCATGATGGAGATTGTGGCGGTGGGGACTGTGGTGATGAAGGGGACTGTGGCTGTGGAGACTGGGGTGatggaggggactgtgtgtgtgcCGACTGCTGTGATGTAGGGGTGTAA
- the LOC138767598 gene encoding uncharacterized protein isoform X2, with protein MDPEHPWNNNSEPVRSQPQWQNTSATHPDQIYNAKAVVPPMLTCLVEVEEVRLQKKAFYSRSGRTLFNIHRESECCGPSFNVRFQDPGRKDVVSLRADSGGCCGGDTCLKIIVPPALTIGFITFSNISHKTMISIQMTFGEPAFTAELPLSSSHNPIEILSVNGSCPVASITKDGEKESSEVIFKFPMDMKATLKVLILAAFLYMRYQLNELYRTRSFSSYDVDYSAWVTAGGAFIPGVDTDGGYCHHDGDCGGGDCGDEGDCGCGDWGDGGDCVCADCCDVGV; from the exons AACATCCCTGGAACAATAACTCTGAACCTGTTCGAAGCCAACCCCAATGGCAGAACACATCTGCAACCCATCCTGACCAAATCTACAACGCCAAGGCAGTGGTTCCCCCAATGCTTACATGTCTTGTAGAA GTGGAAGAGGTCAGACTACAGAAAAAAG CTTTCTACAGTAGATCTGGGCGGACGCTCTTCAACATACATCGGGAGTCAGAATGCTGCGGACCGTCCTTTAATGTGAGGTTTCAGGATCCTGGAAGGaaagatgtggtctcactacgTGCAGACTCGGGAGGTTGCTGTGGCGGAGATACCTGC CTAAAGATCATCGTTCCTCCGGCCCTCACCATTGGATTCATCACATTTTCGAACATTTCTCATAAAACGATGATCTCAATCCAGATGACGTTCGGAGAGCCTGCGTTCACTGCCGAGCTGCCCTTATCCAGCTCACACAACCCCATTGAG ATACTCAGTGTAAATGGATCGTGTCCTGTGGCCAGTATAACCAAGGATGGAGAAAAGGAATCTTCTGAAGTCATCTTCAAGTTTCCTATGGACATGAAGGCTACACTGAAAGTTCTCATCCTGGCTGCCTTCCTGTACATG AGATACCAGCTAAATGAACTGTACCGCACAAGAAGCTTTTCCTCTTATGACGTAGATTACAGTGCGTGGGTGACAGCAGGTGGAGCTTTTATCCCTGGTGTTGATACCGATGGTGGATATTGCCATCATGATGGAGATTGTGGCGGTGGGGACTGTGGTGATGAAGGGGACTGTGGCTGTGGAGACTGGGGTGatggaggggactgtgtgtgtgcCGACTGCTGTGATGTAGGGGTGTAA